The Misgurnus anguillicaudatus chromosome 21, ASM2758022v2, whole genome shotgun sequence genome includes a window with the following:
- the efs gene encoding embryonal Fyn-associated substrate, giving the protein MSLSTVLAKALFDNAAESPEELAFRKGDILMVLDQEQEGGPGWWLCSLHGRQGIAPANRLRLLQTQTPTSSTSTETRRAPSVDSVHLSPNQLGSVNGLTAEDLDGVYLSPPSLTEGVYQSPGAAPVPVRSGDLRHPDGGRPRSHSSSGTRPRPDWGDMSVAGRPRSPSLKGRGGESGTLYQTPTSPAPLAAQHRSQGALASDSVYLSPSAVSRSTAETGGEARYLTPKDAATGHSDGCYLVPRSAVTALTNENLYQTPSGAVPGINSRLTDGIAPKSSPSSAINPSGQDAPGMYQTPTTPGGAVSRTPQSERKQTSGTAPSKPAQNVKQTPSSVRGSQRTQGTSSTPPTSRGKLTQGSIRESPLLTRTGKSGVPGSPNFGRKPPPPAPPVRSVTRKDLPQSSITPATKPVLQSKLASTQTQMLEEDRQGNKNGNAQVDENKQNGESVTKTPCANSEKLSDEVYDTPPTKRWQNPVPAVPSEEDDDGIYNTPRAVLPDQASEIYDVPTLALNSSSDHQQQTYKIPGPAAVTGDAEDEDVYSVPSLPGLPLEASEMPGINSISSQRKQDLTSEDGSEVDGGIYDMPALTLEIPTRRLSISSNGSGDVQWKASLSALIQSALTYASLTTTPSRDLAAALAEILSVWKAGHVGDVPQVLQQVWSRLSDLLPALTVCGTAPPADGLLQMVRCALEDSASFLQSQTRPRLPSQESLSRRPLPALPVAEVKPISGDMGSRKGSWIQERPLPPPPPVAFPLPPAPISLAPTTGRPEDEEQGNEYAGIGLTPTPPPSYPVGDSVGYVKLQGKPEPPPDGHTDLSSSQLITTNDNKLSPSPPVSMSLEDSELLSFYSSQSLSHLSCLADAIDSLFTSVQGNQPPRVFVSRGKSLIVTAHKLVFIGDTLARLLSSSDLRAKVTTSSGRLCQALKAVVVATKGAAQNYPSVPATQEMVDRVADLSQHAAGFSGLLQRLAEIS; this is encoded by the exons ATGTCTCTATCG ACTGTGCTTGCGAAGGCACTTTTTGACAATGCCGCTGAAAGCCCAGAGGAGTTGGCATTCCGTAAAGGTGATATCCTGATGGTTCTGGACCAAGAACAGGAAGGTGGACCTGGCTGGTGGCTTTGCTCCCTTCACGGTCGGCAAGGCATTGCCCCCGCCAACCGACTGCGTCTCCTTCAAACTCAGACTCCCACTTCAAGCACAAGTACAGAAACCCGACGGGCTCCTAGTGTGGATTCAGTCCATCTTTCACCTAACCAACTGGGCTCCGTAAATGGGCTGACTGCTGAAGATTTAGATGGGGTGTATCTCTCTCCACCCAGCTTGACAGAAGGGGTTTACCAAAGCCCTGGGGCAGCACCTGTTCCAGTCAGGTCTGGAGATCTACGCCATCCTGATGGAGGAAGGCCACGATCACACTCTAGTTCTGGAACCAGGCCTCGTCCAGACTGGGGCGATATGTCTGTGGCAGGGAGACCCCGCTCGCCCTCTCTTAAAGGACGGGGTGGGGAGTCAGGGACCCTTTATCAGACACCAACTTCGCCTGCCCCGCTGGCGGCACAACACAGATCACAGGGTGCATTAGCATCAGATTCGGTTTACTTGAGTCCAAGTGCTGTTTCGAGGTCTACAGCAGAAACGGGAGGTGAGGCAAGATATTTAACCCCAAAAGATGCAGCGACAGGGCATTCTGATGGATGCTACTTGGTGCCAAGGTCAGCTGTAACTGCACTGACCAATGAAAATTTATATCAGACTCCGAGTGGTGCAGTACCAGGAATAAATTCGAGACTTACAGATGGAATTGCACCTAAAAGCAGCCCATCTTCTGCCATTAATCCTTCCGGTCAAGATGCCCCAGGCATGTACCAAACCCCAACCACACCTGGCGGAGCAGTATCAAGGACTCCTCAGTCTGAGCGCAAACAAACCTCTGGAACTGCTCCTTCAAAACCGGCGCAAAATGTTAAGCAGACACCTTCCTCTGTCCGAGGATCTCAGAGGACACAGGGTACTTCTTCAACTCCTCCTACTAGTAGAGGAAAACTAACACAAGGTAGCATAAGGGAGTCCCCTCTACTCACCAGGACAGGAAAGTCCGGAGTACCGGGTTCCCCAAACTTTGGCCGCAAACCACCTCCTCCAGCGCCACCAGTTAGAAGTGTAACCAGGAAAGATTTACCTCAATCAAGTATAACTCCAGCTACTAAACCTGTTCTCCAGTCAAAACTTGCATCCACACAGACACAGATGCTTGAAGAGGACAGACAGGGAAATAAAAACGGAAATGCACAAGTGGATGAGAATAAACAGAACGGCGAATCAGTGACCAAGACACCTTGTGCAAATTCTGAAAAACTCAGTGATGAG GTATATGATACACCTCCCACCAAAAGGTGGCAAAATCCAGTTCCTGCAGTGCCTTCTGAGGAAGATGATGATGGGATCTATAACACCCCTCGTGCTGTACTCCCTGATCAGGCCTCTGAG ATTTATGATGTCCCCACGCTGGCCCTTAATTCCTCTTCAGACCATCAGCAGCAAACATACAAAATACCAGGACCAGCTGCTGTGACTGGTGATGCAGAGGATGAGGATGTATACAGTGTTCCCAGTCTCCCCGGTTTACCCTTGGAGGCAAGCGAGATGCCAGGAATTAATTCTATTTCCAGTCAAAGAAAGCAAGATTTAACCAGTGAAGATGGGTCAGAAGTTGACGGAGGCATCTATGACATGCCTGCCCTCACTCTAGAAATCCCAACGCGACGTTTGTCCATATCGAGCAATGGATCTGGGGACGTCCAGTGGAAAGCCTCTCTTTCTGCTCTTATCCAGTCTGCACTGACTTATGCATCTCTCACCACCACACCCTCCAGAGACCTAGCTGCTGCACTCGCTGAGATACTTTCTGTTTGGAAGGCAGGCCATGTTGGTGATGTTCCTCAAGTTCTCCAGCAAGTTTGGTCTCGTCTATCAGACCTACTTCCGGCACTAACAGTGTGTGGCACTGCCCCTCCAGCTGACGGTCTACTGCAGATGGTCCGCTGTGCTCTGGAAGACTCCGCCTCCTTTCTGCAAAGTCAGACGCGGCCCAGACTACCTTCCCAGGAGTCTCTGTCCCGGAGACCTTTACCTGCTCTACCGGTGGCAGAGGTCAAACCGATCTCAGGGGACATGGGGTCAAGAAAGGGTAGCTGGATCCAGGAACGACCACTTCCTCCTCCACCACCAGTTGCCTTCCCGTTGCCCCCTGCACCCATCTCCTTAGCCCCTACCACAGGAAGGCCTGAAGATGAGGAACAAGGGAATGAATATGCAGGAATTGGCTTAACTCCTACACCGCCGCCTTCATATCCTGTAGGTGATAGTGTGGGATACGTCAAACTACAG GGGAAGCCTGAGCCTCCACCAGACGGCCACACAGATCTGAGTTCCTCACAGCTTATTACCACAAATGACAATAAA TTGAGTCCCTCTCCCCCTGTTTCGATGTCTCTGGAGGATTCAGAGCTCCTCTCCTTCTATTCATCTCAGAGTCTCTCTCATCTTTCATGTCTGGCTGATGCCATCGACTCCCTGTTCACAAGTGTCCAAGGGAACCAACCACCTCGAGTTTTTGTTTCCAGGGGGAAAAGTCTTATTGTAACTGCACACAAACTTGTCTTTATCGGGGACACACTTGCACGTCTTCTCAGCTCTTCGGATCTCAGGGCAAAG GTCACCACCTCCAGTGGACGCCTCTGTCAAGCTCTAAAGGCGGTCGTCGTGGCAACAAAGGGGGCAGCCCAAAATTATCCTTCAGTCCCTGCTACGCAAGAAATGGTGGATAGGGTAGCTGATCTATCCCAGCATGCCGCTGGCTTCTCTGGGCTTTTGCAACGATTAGCGGAGATATCTTga